In one Micromonospora polyrhachis genomic region, the following are encoded:
- the rpsB gene encoding 30S ribosomal protein S2, with amino-acid sequence MAVVTMRQLLESGVHFGHQTRRWNPKMKRFIFTERNGIYIIDLRQTLDYIEKAYEFVRNTVAEGGSILFVGTKKQAQEAIAEQATRVGQPFVNHRWLGGMLTNFQTVYKRLQRMKELEALGDLSGTAAGYTKKETLQLSREKIKLSRTLGGLRDMQKLPSAIWVVDTKKEHIAVDEARKLGIPVIAVLDTNCDPDEVDFPIPGNDDAIRSAELLTRVIAAAVGDGLIARSGKRRGADEKPEPGVVAADEPLAEWERELIEDTEKKADEPAVAAAE; translated from the coding sequence ATGGCCGTAGTGACCATGCGTCAGCTGCTGGAGAGCGGCGTCCACTTCGGGCACCAGACCCGGCGCTGGAACCCGAAGATGAAGCGCTTCATCTTCACCGAGCGCAACGGCATCTACATCATCGACCTGCGCCAGACCCTCGACTACATCGAGAAGGCGTACGAGTTCGTCCGCAACACCGTCGCCGAGGGCGGCAGTATCCTCTTCGTCGGCACGAAGAAGCAGGCCCAGGAGGCCATCGCCGAGCAGGCGACCCGGGTCGGCCAGCCCTTCGTCAACCACCGCTGGCTGGGCGGCATGCTGACCAACTTCCAGACGGTCTACAAGCGGCTGCAGCGGATGAAGGAGCTGGAGGCGCTGGGCGACCTGTCCGGCACCGCGGCTGGCTACACCAAGAAGGAGACCCTGCAGCTCTCCCGCGAGAAGATCAAGCTCAGCCGTACGCTGGGTGGTCTGCGGGACATGCAGAAGCTGCCGTCGGCGATCTGGGTGGTCGACACCAAGAAGGAGCACATCGCCGTCGACGAGGCCCGCAAGCTGGGCATCCCGGTGATCGCGGTGCTCGACACCAACTGCGACCCCGACGAGGTCGACTTCCCGATCCCGGGCAACGACGACGCGATCCGCTCCGCCGAGCTGCTGACCAGGGTCATCGCGGCAGCCGTCGGTGACGGTCTGATCGCCCGCTCCGGCAAGCGCCGTGGCGCCGACGAGAAGCCCGAGCCGGGTGTCGTCGCCGCCGACGAGCCGCTCGCCGAGTGGGAGCGGGAGCTGATCGAGGACACCGAGAAGAAGGCCGACGAGCCCGCGGTGGCCGCCGCCGAGTGA
- a CDS encoding helix-turn-helix transcriptional regulator: protein MRSAGSVDSGTLGDFLRTLRARVTPESVGLVSYGARRVPGLRREELAQLAGVSPTYYTRLEQGQSANASESVIEALARALALDNDERAHLHELARPQPGRRSRPPRPEVVRPGTRQLVNAMTEVPAVVLGLRNEVLAWNRLGHLLLAGHQDFTAPDRPADRPNLTRMLFLDPHTRDLHVRWDEEAARAVAALRLVAGRFPDDPALAALIGELCMKSPAFAGLWAKHSVRSCVSGTKQLRHPVVGRLEVDFEVMHLPDGSGQRIITHTAAPGTGSEAALRLLGAGLDLPAFTPAVR, encoded by the coding sequence ATGCGGAGTGCAGGCAGCGTTGATTCAGGCACCCTCGGGGACTTCCTACGGACCCTTCGAGCACGGGTCACCCCGGAGTCGGTCGGTCTGGTCTCCTATGGTGCTCGCCGAGTGCCCGGACTGCGGCGCGAGGAACTGGCCCAGTTGGCCGGGGTGAGCCCCACCTACTACACGCGGCTGGAGCAGGGGCAGAGCGCCAACGCCTCCGAGTCGGTCATCGAGGCGCTGGCCCGCGCCCTGGCGCTGGACAACGACGAGCGGGCCCACCTGCACGAACTGGCCCGACCGCAGCCGGGTCGCCGGAGTCGACCGCCCCGGCCAGAGGTGGTCCGACCGGGTACGAGACAACTCGTCAACGCCATGACCGAGGTGCCGGCGGTGGTGCTGGGACTTCGGAACGAGGTGTTGGCGTGGAACCGGCTCGGACATCTGCTGCTCGCCGGTCACCAGGACTTCACGGCACCGGATCGGCCGGCTGATCGGCCGAACCTGACCCGGATGCTGTTCCTCGACCCGCACACCCGCGATCTCCATGTCCGGTGGGACGAGGAGGCGGCCCGAGCAGTCGCGGCGCTACGGCTGGTCGCCGGGCGGTTTCCCGACGACCCGGCGCTGGCGGCGTTGATCGGTGAGCTCTGTATGAAGAGCCCGGCGTTCGCCGGCCTGTGGGCGAAACACTCGGTACGTAGTTGCGTGTCGGGCACCAAGCAGCTGCGGCATCCGGTCGTCGGTCGTCTTGAGGTCGACTTCGAGGTCATGCACCTGCCCGACGGTTCCGGTCAGCGGATCATCACGCACACCGCGGCACCCGGTACCGGGTCGGAGGCGGCGCTTCGGCTGCTCGGGGCGGGTCTCGACCTGCCCGCGTTCACCCCGGCCGTTCGCTGA
- a CDS encoding MFS transporter translates to MTSIASDGRDQRPRHDAPPLSHGGTPAPAERPRTRLNRRERLILVVLMTASFTLAVDFSILNVALPAIGADVGFSLENLQWIATSFALFAAGFTLLFGRVADLFGRRRIFLAGIALLGVSSLIGGLAETPEVLLIARVAQGLATAAVTPAALSLLTTSFREGPRRDRVLGLNGALMAAGFTTGAILGGILTDGLSWRWAFFINVVVAVGVLATAPAVLAESRPAVRPALDVPGAVTVTLGLLAIVYGLTTAGEKSWTHPGALLALAVGVILLGVFWMVEKRVDSPLVPVAILRRSNIGWGNLAGLLAFATETSLVFLLTLYLQQVLGYSALAAGLSFAVLGVGTVLGGILGPKLIGRIGSKKTLVVGFLTQAVATLPLVLLSPNPTWIIGLLIATFAGGVANLVAIVGFMVTATSGLPDGEQGLATGLTTMSQQVGITLGTPVMSTIATGTMHALGTQTTETVLTGITTAIAANAGLASIAALLIGIFLRQPGRGRVQQDVVSNGVPAGTARPGPSTSPA, encoded by the coding sequence ATGACCAGCATCGCATCGGATGGGCGGGACCAGCGGCCCCGTCACGACGCCCCGCCGCTGTCGCACGGCGGTACGCCCGCACCAGCCGAACGGCCCCGCACCCGGCTGAACCGGCGGGAGCGGCTCATCCTCGTCGTACTCATGACCGCGAGCTTCACACTCGCCGTGGACTTCTCGATCCTCAACGTCGCGCTACCGGCGATCGGTGCCGACGTCGGCTTCTCGTTGGAGAACCTCCAGTGGATCGCCACCTCGTTCGCGCTCTTCGCGGCCGGCTTCACGCTCCTCTTCGGGCGGGTCGCCGATCTCTTCGGGCGTCGGCGGATCTTCCTGGCCGGTATCGCCCTGCTGGGTGTCTCCTCCCTGATCGGCGGCCTGGCCGAGACCCCCGAGGTGCTGCTGATCGCCCGGGTGGCACAGGGGCTGGCCACCGCTGCGGTGACTCCGGCCGCGTTGTCGTTGCTGACCACCTCCTTCCGCGAGGGGCCGCGGCGCGACCGGGTACTCGGGCTCAACGGCGCGCTGATGGCCGCCGGCTTCACCACCGGAGCCATCCTCGGCGGGATCCTCACCGACGGGTTGAGCTGGCGGTGGGCCTTCTTCATCAACGTGGTGGTCGCCGTCGGGGTGCTGGCCACCGCACCCGCCGTGCTGGCCGAGAGCCGACCGGCCGTGCGGCCCGCGCTCGACGTACCCGGAGCGGTCACCGTGACCCTCGGGCTGCTGGCGATCGTCTACGGCCTGACCACCGCAGGCGAGAAGTCCTGGACCCACCCCGGGGCGCTGCTCGCGCTGGCCGTCGGCGTGATCCTGCTGGGTGTGTTCTGGATGGTCGAGAAGCGGGTCGACTCACCACTGGTCCCGGTCGCGATCCTCCGGCGGTCCAACATCGGCTGGGGCAACCTCGCCGGCCTGCTCGCCTTCGCCACCGAGACCTCCCTGGTGTTCCTGCTCACCCTCTATCTCCAGCAGGTGCTCGGCTACTCGGCCCTGGCCGCCGGACTGTCGTTCGCGGTCCTCGGAGTGGGCACCGTCCTCGGTGGCATCCTCGGTCCGAAACTCATCGGACGAATCGGCAGCAAGAAGACGCTCGTCGTCGGCTTCCTCACCCAAGCCGTCGCCACGCTTCCGCTGGTGCTGCTCAGCCCCAACCCGACCTGGATCATCGGACTGCTGATCGCCACCTTCGCAGGTGGGGTGGCCAACCTGGTAGCGATCGTGGGCTTCATGGTCACCGCCACCTCCGGCCTACCCGATGGGGAACAGGGGCTCGCCACCGGGCTGACCACGATGAGTCAGCAGGTCGGCATCACGCTGGGCACCCCGGTCATGTCCACCATCGCGACCGGCACCATGCACGCTCTCGGTACGCAGACCACCGAGACTGTCCTTACCGGTATCACCACCGCCATCGCCGCCAACGCCGGCCTCGCGTCGATCGCGGCGCTGCTGATCGGGATCTTCCTCCGCCAGCCTGGTCGTGGCCGGGTCCAGCAGGATGTCGTATCGAATGGGGTTCCGGCCGGAACGGCGCGACCGGGGCCTAGCACATCGCCGGCATGA
- a CDS encoding YraN family protein — protein MTTVRQAVGAYGERCAVRHLMAAGLRIVARNWRSDQGEVDIIAWDDDVLVFCEVKTRRNVRFGTPAEAVVPAKVRRLRRLAAQWLSQRTAQPREVRFDVVEVLLPARGPARIDHTRGVI, from the coding sequence ATGACGACGGTCAGACAGGCGGTCGGCGCGTACGGCGAACGGTGCGCTGTACGGCACCTAATGGCGGCCGGCCTGCGAATCGTGGCCCGCAACTGGCGCAGTGACCAGGGCGAGGTCGACATCATCGCGTGGGACGACGACGTGCTGGTCTTCTGCGAGGTGAAGACGCGGCGCAATGTCCGCTTCGGAACACCGGCCGAGGCGGTGGTGCCGGCCAAGGTGCGGCGACTACGTCGACTCGCCGCACAGTGGTTGAGTCAGCGGACGGCTCAGCCCCGCGAGGTGCGCTTCGACGTGGTCGAGGTGCTCCTGCCCGCACGGGGGCCGGCGCGAATCGACCACACCAGGGGCGTCATCTGA